In a genomic window of uncultured Flavobacterium sp.:
- a CDS encoding mevalonate kinase, with protein sequence MKGPLFYSKILLFGEYGIIRDSKGLSIPYNFYNGALKKIEDPSAEAIASNASLKRFASYLETLQTEQPELVAFDLVTLKNDVETGMYFDSSIPQGYGVGSSGALVAAIYDKYATHKITVLENLTREKLLQLKNIFAQMESFFHGKSSGLDPLNSYLSIPILINSKDNIEATGIPTQSFDGKGAVFLLDSGIVGETAPMVNIFMENLKDKGFRTMLKNQFVKYTDACVENFLHGDMKSLFTNTKKLSKVVLNNFKPMIPEQFHGIWQNGIDTNDYYLKLCGSGGGGYILGFTEDLERAKASLKDYKLEVVYQF encoded by the coding sequence ATGAAAGGACCATTATTTTACTCAAAAATATTACTCTTTGGAGAATACGGAATTATTCGTGACTCTAAAGGACTTTCTATTCCTTATAATTTTTACAATGGTGCGTTGAAGAAAATCGAAGATCCTTCGGCTGAAGCAATAGCATCAAATGCAAGTTTAAAACGTTTTGCATCGTATCTTGAAACGTTACAAACAGAACAACCGGAATTGGTTGCTTTTGATTTAGTAACTTTAAAAAATGATGTTGAAACCGGAATGTATTTTGACTCAAGTATTCCGCAAGGATACGGAGTTGGTAGTAGTGGCGCTCTTGTTGCTGCTATTTACGATAAATATGCTACACATAAAATAACTGTTTTAGAGAATTTAACTCGCGAAAAACTGTTACAACTTAAAAATATATTTGCTCAAATGGAGAGTTTTTTCCACGGAAAAAGTTCTGGTTTAGATCCTTTAAACAGTTATTTGAGTATTCCGATTCTAATTAATTCTAAAGATAATATTGAAGCAACAGGAATTCCAACTCAAAGTTTTGACGGAAAAGGCGCTGTCTTTTTATTAGATTCTGGAATTGTTGGAGAAACGGCTCCAATGGTAAACATTTTTATGGAAAACCTAAAAGACAAAGGTTTCCGTACGATGCTTAAAAATCAATTTGTAAAATATACTGACGCTTGTGTAGAAAACTTCTTGCACGGCGACATGAAATCTTTGTTTACAAATACTAAAAAGCTCTCAAAAGTCGTTTTAAACAATTTCAAACCAATGATACCGGAACAATTTCACGGAATCTGGCAAAACGGAATTGACACAAACGATTACTACCTAAAACTTTGTGGTTCTGGTGGTGGCGGATATATCTTAGGTTTTACCGAAGATTTAGAACGTGCAAAAGCATCTTTGAAAGACTACAAATTAGAAGTAGTTTATCAATTTTAA
- a CDS encoding diphosphomevalonate decarboxylase: protein MFTATDFIPKKYTSTIENGNFEWSAPSNIALVKYWGKKDNQIPANPSVSFTLNNCKTITKLGFEKRETSTPLSATNNGFSFDLLFEGKPKEDFKPKIQKFLERIEVYLPFLKEYHFTIDTQNTFPHSSGIASSASGMAALAMNFMSLEKVLNPEMTDEYFYQKASFLARLGSGSACRSVKGNVVVWGNQANIEGSSDLFGVEFPYQIHENFKNYQDTILLVDKGEKQVSSTVGHDLMHNHPYAERRFAQAHENLDQLIAIFESGNLDEFIKVVESEALTLHAMMMTSMPYFILMKPNTLQIINAIWKFRNETQIPVCFTLDAGANVHVLYPENVSEKVLQFIQDELVVFCQNGQYICDEIGDGSIAL from the coding sequence ATGTTTACAGCAACTGATTTTATTCCTAAAAAATATACTTCGACCATCGAAAACGGAAATTTTGAATGGAGCGCTCCCAGCAATATTGCATTAGTGAAATATTGGGGGAAAAAAGACAATCAAATTCCGGCAAATCCTTCGGTGAGTTTTACGCTAAATAATTGCAAAACGATTACCAAATTAGGTTTTGAAAAAAGAGAAACTTCGACTCCGCTCAGTGCGACAAATAATGGTTTTTCGTTCGATTTATTATTTGAAGGAAAACCAAAAGAGGATTTCAAACCAAAAATTCAGAAGTTTTTAGAACGAATTGAAGTTTACTTGCCTTTTTTGAAAGAATATCATTTTACAATTGATACTCAAAATACGTTTCCGCACAGTTCCGGAATTGCTTCTTCGGCTTCAGGAATGGCAGCTTTGGCAATGAATTTTATGAGTTTAGAAAAAGTATTAAATCCTGAAATGACAGACGAATACTTTTATCAAAAAGCATCATTTTTAGCACGTTTAGGTTCTGGAAGCGCTTGCAGAAGTGTAAAAGGAAATGTTGTCGTTTGGGGAAATCAAGCAAATATCGAAGGAAGTTCTGATTTATTTGGAGTTGAATTTCCATACCAAATCCATGAAAATTTCAAGAACTATCAAGATACAATTTTATTAGTTGACAAAGGCGAAAAACAAGTCTCAAGTACTGTAGGACATGATTTAATGCACAATCATCCTTATGCCGAAAGACGTTTTGCTCAGGCGCACGAAAATCTGGATCAGTTAATTGCCATATTTGAAAGTGGGAATTTAGATGAATTCATTAAAGTTGTAGAAAGCGAAGCCTTGACGCTGCACGCTATGATGATGACATCGATGCCATATTTTATTTTGATGAAACCAAACACATTACAGATCATAAATGCCATTTGGAAATTCAGAAATGAAACCCAAATTCCGGTTTGTTTTACGCTTGATGCAGGTGCAAATGTTCATGTTTTATATCCCGAAAACGTTAGCGAAAAAGTACTTCAATTTATTCAGGACGAATTAGTTGTATTTTGCCAGAATGGTCAGTACATTTGCGACGAAATTGGAGACGGTTCAATTGCATTATAA
- a CDS encoding TspO/MBR family protein, whose product MNKTVKIAIALVICLMVGYSASVVTRPSVETWYPTIIKPSFNPPNWIFMPVWTLLYIFMAVAAGLVWDKIKEQNEEVKKALGFFLIQLTLNAIWSYIFFGLKNPMLALVEIALLWLFIYETYFKFVKINKIAGYLLIPYMAWVAFAGILNASIWWLNR is encoded by the coding sequence ATGAACAAGACAGTAAAAATCGCAATCGCTCTAGTAATTTGTTTAATGGTAGGATATTCAGCAAGTGTTGTAACAAGACCAAGTGTTGAAACGTGGTATCCAACAATTATAAAACCAAGTTTTAATCCGCCAAATTGGATTTTTATGCCGGTTTGGACTTTGCTTTATATTTTTATGGCAGTTGCAGCAGGATTAGTTTGGGACAAAATAAAAGAACAAAACGAAGAAGTAAAAAAAGCATTAGGTTTTTTCCTGATTCAGTTGACATTGAATGCAATTTGGTCTTATATTTTCTTCGGATTAAAAAACCCGATGTTGGCCTTAGTAGAAATTGCACTTTTATGGCTGTTCATTTATGAAACCTATTTTAAATTCGTCAAAATCAATAAAATTGCAGGATATTTATTGATTCCATATATGGCTTGGGTTGCTTTTGCAGGAATTTTGAACGCTAGTATTTGGTGGTTAAATAGATAA
- a CDS encoding tetratricopeptide repeat protein yields the protein MNKFKAFVIVLVLISFKGFACLNGDTKVLKNGVELYYDEHELIPTGHEFNVENFSKLIQDLKDEYKKTNDIDYLSDKGYVLIISGKYEEALKLYLEIEKIKPNRYSTASNLGTLYELMGENQKAYEWIKKSIRLNPESHKGSEWLHLKILEAKIKNLKEVSGEFLINTTFGLEAIPKTKLSKAQLEELYKALYYQLNERITFIKPKDQIISVLLFELGNIAIINKDYLSASQIYELSKKYGFQEELINKRIILCYEKWLHYYSSKAEELEMQKGGSFRLEGYQIDAVVISLIVVSFLFVSLLIYCIILFRKLKKANIST from the coding sequence ATGAATAAATTCAAGGCTTTTGTTATTGTGTTGGTTTTAATTTCGTTTAAGGGATTTGCTTGCTTAAATGGAGATACTAAGGTTTTGAAAAATGGAGTTGAGCTTTATTATGATGAACATGAATTAATTCCTACTGGACATGAGTTTAATGTAGAGAATTTTTCGAAATTGATTCAGGATCTTAAAGATGAATACAAAAAAACAAATGACATTGATTATTTGTCTGATAAAGGATATGTATTAATTATTAGCGGAAAATATGAAGAAGCTTTAAAGTTATATTTAGAGATTGAAAAAATAAAACCTAACCGATATTCTACGGCTTCAAATCTTGGGACTCTTTATGAGTTAATGGGAGAAAATCAGAAAGCTTATGAATGGATAAAAAAGTCGATTCGGCTAAATCCAGAATCTCATAAAGGCTCAGAATGGCTGCATTTGAAAATATTAGAAGCAAAAATTAAGAATCTTAAAGAGGTTTCGGGCGAATTTTTAATTAATACTACTTTTGGTTTAGAAGCAATTCCCAAAACAAAATTATCTAAAGCACAACTCGAGGAATTATATAAAGCGTTGTATTATCAATTAAATGAGCGTATCACTTTTATAAAACCAAAAGATCAAATTATTTCGGTTTTACTTTTTGAGTTAGGGAATATTGCAATAATAAATAAAGATTATTTGTCTGCTTCTCAAATCTATGAACTTTCAAAGAAATATGGATTTCAAGAGGAATTGATAAACAAAAGAATAATACTTTGTTATGAGAAATGGCTGCATTATTATTCGAGTAAAGCTGAAGAACTTGAAATGCAAAAAGGAGGTTCATTTCGATTAGAAGGATATCAAATCGATGCTGTTGTAATTAGTTTGATTGTTGTGTCTTTTCTTTTCGTGAGTTTATTAATCTATTGTATTATTCTTTTTCGAAAATTAAAAAAGGCTAATATCTCAACTTAA
- a CDS encoding XylR family transcriptional regulator, producing MTPKVLLLVNFSEEYGRGLLNGIAKYSRLFGPFNFCRIPIVSGNKKELKNAISWAKTWGANGIIAQIENEQVFEKLLSLDIPIIAQDTNERFIGIPNITGLYKETGQMAASYFIEKGFKNFGFYGFDNIVWSRERCEGFCEKAAEFNFNVHIYQHQKEETPPLWSYKESQLADWLKALPKPIAIMTCDDNQGQHVTEACKAIGINVPEQVSVLGVDNDLSICNLSDPPLSSISLNTEKAGFETAQLLSKMMANKDGVYNDIQVEHLQIITRRSTDFLAVNDKEISKALHFIYYNYKERISVDDVVNATALSRRVLEKRFQLVLKRSILDEINTLRIKQVKQLLIETELSITEISDVCGYTDIKNLSRYFSRHEGVNPLEFRKLKQPK from the coding sequence ATGACACCGAAAGTATTGTTGTTAGTTAACTTTTCTGAAGAATATGGACGCGGACTTTTAAACGGAATTGCGAAGTATTCCCGACTATTTGGTCCGTTTAACTTTTGCCGAATTCCAATTGTAAGCGGAAATAAAAAGGAATTAAAAAACGCGATTTCGTGGGCAAAAACCTGGGGCGCAAATGGAATAATAGCCCAAATTGAAAATGAACAAGTATTCGAAAAACTACTTTCGTTAGACATTCCAATTATTGCGCAAGACACGAACGAACGTTTTATTGGCATTCCGAATATTACCGGACTTTATAAAGAAACAGGACAAATGGCGGCTTCTTATTTTATCGAAAAAGGATTTAAAAACTTTGGCTTTTATGGTTTCGACAATATTGTTTGGTCGCGTGAAAGATGTGAAGGTTTTTGCGAAAAAGCAGCAGAATTTAATTTTAATGTTCATATCTACCAACATCAAAAAGAAGAAACTCCGCCATTGTGGAGTTACAAAGAATCGCAATTGGCAGATTGGCTTAAGGCATTACCAAAACCCATCGCCATTATGACTTGCGACGACAATCAGGGACAACATGTTACCGAAGCTTGCAAAGCAATTGGCATTAATGTTCCTGAACAAGTTTCTGTACTTGGCGTCGACAACGATTTGAGTATTTGCAATCTCTCCGATCCGCCTTTATCGAGTATTTCTCTAAATACCGAAAAAGCCGGTTTTGAAACGGCACAGCTTCTTAGCAAAATGATGGCAAATAAAGATGGTGTTTATAATGATATTCAGGTCGAACATTTACAAATAATTACCCGAAGATCAACTGATTTTTTGGCTGTAAATGACAAAGAAATAAGCAAAGCGCTGCATTTTATCTATTATAATTATAAAGAAAGAATATCTGTAGACGATGTTGTAAATGCAACGGCATTATCGCGAAGAGTTCTCGAAAAAAGATTTCAATTGGTTTTAAAACGAAGTATTCTTGACGAAATCAACACACTCCGAATCAAACAAGTCAAACAGCTTTTAATAGAAACAGAATTATCTATTACCGAAATTTCAGATGTTTGCGGATATACCGATATTAAAAATCTTTCGAGATATTTCAGCCGTCATGAAGGCGTTAATCCTTTGGAATTTCGAAAATTAAAACAGCCCAAATGA
- a CDS encoding glycoside hydrolase family 2 TIM barrel-domain containing protein: MKNINYPNGKMISFLLWAMCSLITVSAQNVKFEQQLKEGWNIESSAKINTTGDKISQANFDISKWYKTSVPATVMASLIANNEYSDIFMGENISKVDTTRFRVPWWYRNEFVIEDASKNTELIFEGINYRANVWLNGKQIASADSLFGGFRIFDLNISKHVKKGKNILAVEVFNQKTHEPSIGFVDWAPMAPDRELGLWRPVKLKISDKTSLNNIFVTSKIDKKGFKSADLEISAEAVNNTNEVVETVVKGKIENINFEKKIKLQPLEKRMIVFKSSEFKQLKIKNPRLWWTYELGKPNLYNLTMSIETNNKVSFSKSTNFGIREVEDYLTAKGYRGYKLNGVEVLIKGGGWVDGMFLNDTEEKVKAQLEYVKQTNMNTVRMEGFWGNSERIYEMADKMGLLMMVGWSCQWEWKGYLDKPEDDFMSIKTPEDMDLIINYTRDHVNWLRNHPSIFVWVMGSDKLPRPELEAKYNVLFEEVDPSRPLLMSCKGMDSSISGKTGVKMNGPYEYVSPNYWFLDTENGGAFGFNTETGPGPQVPSLEVVKSMIPEDKLWPINSTWDFHCGRNEFQTLDRYTSAFNNRYGIQNNVEDFTFKSQASNLESMRSMYEAFAINRSNTTGIVQWMFNSPWPKLIWQFWDYNLLPNAAFYGARLGARPVNIAYNYGDNAVYVSNLNPEKTKNLKAQLKIYDFNGKVIFEKEETVSADGNASVKAFDLPDDKAYSKIYFLKMNLLDEKGKSIADNFYWLSTKKDVFDFKKSDWIHTPLMEHADFKDLDKLPKVKIEAQHTIKKENDKYEVTIKLKNPSDAIAFLIELNIAGDVSGKSIVPVLWDDNYISLVPKESRIIKVTFPVSALKGEKPVFKYKGWNVE, encoded by the coding sequence ATGAAGAATATAAATTATCCTAATGGTAAAATGATTTCATTCCTTTTATGGGCTATGTGCAGTTTAATTACTGTAAGTGCTCAAAATGTAAAATTTGAACAACAACTAAAAGAAGGATGGAATATAGAATCATCAGCAAAAATAAATACAACGGGAGATAAAATTTCTCAGGCAAATTTTGATATTTCAAAATGGTACAAAACCTCGGTTCCGGCGACTGTAATGGCGTCTTTAATTGCCAATAATGAGTATTCAGATATTTTTATGGGAGAGAATATCAGTAAAGTTGATACTACAAGATTTAGAGTTCCGTGGTGGTATAGAAATGAGTTTGTTATTGAAGATGCTTCAAAAAACACAGAATTAATATTTGAAGGAATTAATTATCGTGCAAATGTTTGGCTAAATGGTAAACAAATAGCTTCGGCGGATAGTTTATTTGGAGGATTTAGAATATTTGATTTAAACATTTCGAAGCATGTAAAAAAAGGAAAGAATATTTTGGCTGTTGAAGTTTTTAATCAAAAAACACATGAACCTTCTATTGGTTTTGTGGATTGGGCGCCAATGGCTCCAGATCGCGAATTGGGACTTTGGAGACCTGTAAAACTTAAAATTTCGGATAAAACGAGTTTGAATAACATCTTTGTGACTTCAAAAATTGATAAAAAAGGCTTTAAGAGTGCTGATTTAGAAATTTCTGCGGAAGCGGTAAACAATACAAATGAAGTTGTAGAAACGGTTGTAAAAGGGAAAATCGAAAACATCAATTTCGAAAAGAAAATTAAACTTCAGCCTTTAGAAAAAAGAATGATTGTTTTTAAATCTTCGGAATTTAAACAGTTAAAAATCAAAAATCCGCGTTTGTGGTGGACGTATGAATTGGGAAAACCCAATTTGTACAATCTAACAATGTCTATTGAAACCAATAATAAAGTTTCGTTTTCAAAATCTACAAATTTCGGGATTCGTGAAGTCGAGGATTATTTGACTGCAAAAGGCTATAGAGGTTACAAATTAAATGGTGTTGAAGTTCTAATTAAAGGCGGCGGTTGGGTCGACGGAATGTTCCTGAATGATACTGAAGAAAAAGTAAAAGCGCAATTAGAATATGTAAAACAGACTAACATGAATACGGTTAGGATGGAAGGTTTTTGGGGAAATAGCGAGAGAATCTATGAAATGGCAGATAAAATGGGACTTTTGATGATGGTAGGATGGAGTTGTCAATGGGAATGGAAAGGTTATCTTGACAAACCAGAAGATGATTTTATGTCGATTAAAACTCCTGAAGACATGGATCTTATTATAAATTATACGCGCGATCACGTGAATTGGTTAAGAAATCACCCGAGTATTTTTGTTTGGGTTATGGGAAGTGACAAATTGCCGCGTCCAGAATTGGAAGCAAAATATAATGTTCTTTTTGAGGAAGTTGATCCTTCAAGACCGCTTTTAATGTCTTGCAAAGGAATGGATAGTTCTATTTCCGGAAAAACCGGAGTAAAAATGAATGGTCCTTACGAATATGTTTCTCCAAATTATTGGTTTTTGGATACAGAAAATGGCGGAGCTTTTGGATTTAATACTGAAACAGGTCCGGGGCCGCAAGTTCCTTCGCTTGAAGTTGTGAAAAGTATGATTCCCGAAGATAAATTATGGCCAATAAATTCGACTTGGGATTTTCACTGTGGGCGAAATGAATTTCAAACGCTTGATCGTTACACAAGTGCATTCAATAACAGATACGGAATTCAGAATAATGTTGAAGATTTTACTTTTAAAAGTCAGGCGTCAAATTTAGAATCGATGCGTTCCATGTATGAAGCTTTTGCTATAAACAGAAGCAACACGACGGGAATTGTTCAATGGATGTTTAATTCGCCTTGGCCAAAATTAATCTGGCAATTCTGGGATTATAATTTATTGCCAAATGCTGCTTTTTATGGTGCAAGATTAGGTGCGCGTCCGGTAAATATTGCTTATAATTATGGAGATAACGCCGTTTATGTAAGCAATCTAAACCCTGAGAAAACTAAAAATCTAAAAGCGCAATTAAAGATATATGATTTTAATGGAAAAGTAATTTTCGAAAAAGAAGAAACAGTTTCAGCAGATGGAAATGCTTCGGTTAAAGCTTTTGATTTACCGGATGATAAAGCGTATTCTAAAATTTATTTCTTGAAAATGAACTTATTAGACGAAAAAGGAAAATCAATCGCAGACAATTTTTATTGGTTATCGACTAAAAAGGATGTATTTGATTTTAAAAAATCAGATTGGATACATACGCCATTAATGGAACACGCTGATTTTAAAGATTTGGACAAATTACCAAAAGTAAAAATTGAAGCGCAACACACGATTAAAAAGGAAAACGATAAATATGAGGTTACAATAAAACTCAAAAATCCATCAGATGCTATCGCGTTTTTAATTGAGTTAAATATTGCCGGAGATGTTTCAGGAAAATCAATAGTTCCGGTTTTATGGGACGACAATTATATCTCATTAGTGCCAAAAGAAAGCAGAATAATCAAGGTTACTTTTCCAGTTTCTGCTTTAAAAGGCGAAAAACCTGTTTTTAAATACAAAGGCTGGAATGTAGAATAA
- a CDS encoding MFS transporter — translation MKTSKLTVGLVFLTFFVISFLTNIMGPLIPDIINSYHLSLGMVGFLPFSFFAAYGVMSTSAGVLLEKYREKKVMAFSFLIAALGSLLFGLFPYYSMALVSLFLIGIGMAALQVAINPLLRVSGGEEHFAFNSVMAQLFFGLASFLSPLVYSYLVTNIKHDETNSNEFLEILSKLVPANLNWVSLYWIFAITALAMVLIILLFKFPKFELEETEKAGTWSVYKDLLRNKTVLLFFFGTFAYVGTEQGIANWMSKFLSDYHGYSPQTVGAETVAYFWGLLTAGCLLGLVLLKFLDSRKVLILFAAGAIICLTLALFGSAKISLYAFPISGFALSVMWSVVFSLALNSLKNNHGAFSGILCTGIVGGAVMSLIIGKLGDIIGLKYAMTTLYITLGYILSIGFWAKPLVNNATINLKKTKENQ, via the coding sequence ATGAAAACGAGTAAATTAACAGTAGGATTGGTGTTTCTGACCTTTTTTGTTATTTCTTTTTTGACTAACATTATGGGACCTTTAATTCCGGATATTATCAATAGTTACCATTTATCGCTTGGTATGGTTGGTTTTCTTCCGTTCTCGTTTTTTGCAGCTTATGGCGTAATGTCAACCTCAGCGGGAGTTTTGCTTGAGAAATACAGAGAGAAAAAAGTAATGGCATTTTCATTTCTGATAGCCGCTTTAGGTTCGCTATTATTTGGGTTGTTTCCGTACTATTCTATGGCGCTGGTTTCTTTGTTTTTAATCGGAATTGGAATGGCGGCTTTGCAAGTTGCAATTAATCCGTTATTGAGAGTTTCGGGCGGAGAAGAACATTTTGCGTTCAATTCTGTAATGGCACAATTATTCTTTGGATTAGCTTCTTTTTTAAGTCCGCTTGTTTATAGTTATTTGGTTACCAACATCAAACATGACGAAACAAATTCAAATGAGTTTCTGGAAATCTTATCAAAACTGGTTCCTGCAAATCTGAATTGGGTTTCCTTATATTGGATTTTTGCCATAACAGCACTTGCAATGGTTCTGATTATTTTGCTTTTTAAGTTTCCAAAATTTGAATTAGAAGAAACTGAAAAAGCAGGAACCTGGAGCGTTTACAAAGATTTACTTCGAAATAAAACCGTGCTTTTATTCTTCTTCGGAACTTTTGCATATGTAGGAACGGAACAAGGAATTGCCAATTGGATGTCAAAATTTCTAAGTGATTATCATGGTTATTCGCCTCAAACTGTTGGTGCGGAAACTGTCGCTTATTTCTGGGGACTTTTGACTGCAGGATGTCTTCTTGGTTTGGTTTTATTGAAATTTCTGGACAGTCGTAAAGTCCTTATTTTATTTGCCGCCGGAGCAATTATATGTCTTACGCTAGCATTATTTGGCTCAGCCAAAATTTCTCTTTATGCATTTCCAATTTCCGGTTTTGCCCTTTCGGTAATGTGGTCCGTCGTTTTTTCATTGGCTTTAAACTCTCTTAAAAACAATCATGGAGCTTTTTCAGGGATTTTATGTACCGGAATTGTTGGCGGAGCAGTTATGTCATTAATTATTGGGAAACTGGGCGATATAATTGGACTTAAATACGCAATGACAACTTTGTATATCACACTTGGATACATCTTAAGCATTGGTTTTTGGGCTAAACCTTTAGTAAATAATGCCACAATAAATTTAAAGAAAACAAAAGAAAATCAATAA
- a CDS encoding ROK family protein encodes MSERKIIGVDMGGTKIHTSLILGKEIISECILDTPAKESEKVVLDRLIKAIEQVYQPGCEGIGIGVPSVVDWKEGIVYDVVAIPSWKEVHVKKILEDHFKIPVYVNNDSNCFALGENFFGKGIDTANFVGVTIGTGLGSGIIIENKLYQGVNTGAGEIGSISYKDGIIEQYCASEFFISRGLDGEELYLKAKKGDPEALEIFKDYGKNLSEVVKIVLYAYDPETIILGGSISNAYEFFIDAVWQGLQDFMFPVELKKLKIEKSELKNSAVLGAAALVYNFNLETA; translated from the coding sequence ATGTCGGAAAGAAAGATCATAGGCGTTGACATGGGAGGGACAAAAATCCACACTAGCCTAATTTTAGGAAAAGAAATAATTTCCGAATGCATATTAGATACACCCGCCAAAGAATCTGAAAAAGTCGTTCTGGACAGATTAATAAAAGCCATAGAACAAGTTTATCAACCTGGTTGCGAAGGTATTGGTATTGGAGTGCCAAGCGTCGTAGACTGGAAAGAAGGAATTGTATATGATGTTGTTGCAATACCGTCGTGGAAAGAAGTTCATGTAAAAAAAATACTCGAAGATCATTTTAAAATTCCTGTATATGTCAATAATGATTCGAATTGTTTTGCGCTTGGCGAAAATTTCTTCGGAAAAGGAATTGATACAGCAAATTTTGTTGGAGTAACAATAGGAACCGGTCTTGGCAGCGGAATCATTATCGAAAACAAACTATATCAAGGCGTAAATACGGGAGCGGGAGAAATAGGAAGTATCTCGTATAAAGATGGAATTATAGAACAATATTGTGCGAGTGAATTTTTTATTTCCCGCGGATTAGATGGAGAAGAACTCTATTTGAAAGCCAAAAAAGGAGATCCCGAAGCTTTAGAAATTTTTAAAGATTACGGTAAAAATCTCTCTGAGGTCGTAAAAATAGTTTTATACGCTTACGATCCTGAAACCATAATTCTGGGAGGATCGATTAGTAACGCTTATGAGTTTTTTATTGATGCCGTTTGGCAGGGACTTCAGGATTTTATGTTTCCTGTTGAGCTCAAAAAACTCAAAATCGAAAAATCAGAACTTAAAAATAGTGCTGTATTAGGTGCCGCAGCATTAGTTTACAATTTTAACCTCGAAACAGCTTAG